A portion of the Jatrophihabitans sp. genome contains these proteins:
- a CDS encoding Vms1/Ankzf1 family peptidyl-tRNA hydrolase has product MQIPDPISALYSHPGPFASVYLDATRASESGDTEVELRWRGLREKLAGDGADDKTLEAIDEVAGAHLEVAGRHGQFIVAAGGEVLLDEVSRRPPLRELGRWSPLPHVLPYLVDRSTQVPYLIVLIDRTGADVYTVLDDIHSEQTSVEGGAEYPLRKTGRDVWNERAFQNRVDNAWETNSKEVAQTISHHLPPEVQVVLLAGDVRARNLVDEELAKLLPQRVQIRQLDHGGRAEGSSREALDEAVHSALLHHIWAERRDILARLQQAVGRHDYAVTGITAVLDALRKAQVDTLVLSDDPSSTATVSIGPDPLLLAGTDAELSALGVTDIQHDRLDAALVRALAGSAAGLVITPGGHQYVQQGIAALLRYTDASTPT; this is encoded by the coding sequence ATGCAGATCCCAGACCCGATCTCCGCCCTGTACAGCCACCCTGGCCCCTTCGCCTCGGTCTACCTCGACGCCACCCGGGCCAGCGAGTCCGGTGACACCGAAGTCGAGCTGCGCTGGCGTGGCCTGCGCGAAAAGCTGGCCGGCGACGGCGCTGACGACAAGACCTTGGAGGCCATCGACGAGGTGGCGGGGGCGCATCTGGAGGTCGCCGGCCGGCATGGGCAGTTCATCGTGGCCGCCGGTGGCGAGGTGCTGCTGGACGAGGTGAGCCGCCGGCCGCCGCTGCGCGAGCTCGGGCGCTGGTCACCGCTGCCCCATGTGCTGCCCTACCTGGTCGACCGGTCCACCCAGGTCCCATACCTGATCGTGCTGATCGACCGGACCGGCGCTGACGTCTACACCGTTCTGGACGACATCCACAGCGAGCAGACCTCGGTCGAGGGGGGCGCGGAGTACCCGCTGCGCAAGACCGGCCGCGACGTCTGGAACGAGCGCGCCTTCCAGAACCGGGTCGACAACGCCTGGGAGACCAACAGCAAGGAGGTGGCCCAGACGATCAGCCACCACCTGCCGCCCGAGGTCCAGGTGGTGCTGCTGGCCGGCGACGTCCGAGCCCGCAACCTGGTGGACGAGGAGTTGGCCAAGCTGCTTCCGCAGCGGGTGCAGATCCGTCAGCTGGACCATGGCGGCCGAGCTGAGGGGTCCTCGCGCGAGGCCCTGGACGAGGCCGTCCACTCGGCGCTGCTGCACCACATCTGGGCCGAGCGGCGCGACATCCTGGCTCGGCTGCAGCAGGCCGTGGGTCGGCACGACTACGCGGTCACCGGCATCACAGCCGTCCTGGACGCGCTTCGCAAGGCCCAGGTCGACACCCTGGTGCTCTCCGACGACCCCTCTTCGACCGCCACCGTCTCGATCGGGCCCGACCCGCTGCTGCTGGCCGGCACCGACGCCGAGCTGAGCGCCCTGGGCGTCACCGACATCCAGCACGACCGGCTGGACGCCGCGCTGGTCAGGGCGCTGGCCGGCAGCGCCGCCGGCCTGGTCATCACCCCGGGCGGGCACCAGTACGTGCAGCAGGGCATCGCCGCGCTGCTGCGTTACACCGACGCATCGACGCCGACGTAG
- a CDS encoding ChaB family protein produces the protein MPAKEELPSTLKRSPKKAQETWSKTHDSAVESYGEGERAHRTAFSSLKHSFEKVGDHWEPKEDGKKGPSDEHAARRGGRARRGGETAEGVDANATKAHLMELAKRLNVPGRSRMTKPELIEALKKANRKSTAKARS, from the coding sequence ATGCCTGCCAAGGAAGAACTGCCCTCGACGCTCAAGCGATCACCGAAGAAGGCGCAGGAGACCTGGTCCAAGACGCACGACTCGGCGGTGGAGAGCTACGGCGAGGGCGAGCGAGCGCACCGCACCGCCTTCTCCTCGCTCAAGCACTCCTTCGAGAAGGTCGGCGACCACTGGGAGCCCAAGGAGGACGGCAAGAAAGGGCCTTCCGACGAGCACGCCGCCCGCCGCGGCGGGCGAGCCCGACGCGGCGGTGAGACCGCCGAGGGGGTGGACGCCAATGCCACCAAGGCTCACCTGATGGAGCTGGCCAAGCGGCTCAACGTGCCCGGCCGATCGCGCATGACCAAGCCGGAACTGATCGAAGCGCTCAAGAAGGCGAACCGGAAGTCCACCGCCAAGGCCAGGTCCTAA
- a CDS encoding response regulator transcription factor, which translates to MIRVLLADDHRLVRAGLAGLLSTAADIEVVGEAADGRQAVDLSVTARPDVVLMDLSMPVLDGIEATRLILDHAPSTRVIALTSFADKDKVSDMLASGAVGYLLKDSEPAELLAAVRSASAGGAPLDPRVAVALLPNRQPTSVLEQLSSREREVLALATQGLANKQIGRSLGIAERTVKVHLGNVFRRIGVSDRTSAAMWARDHLPEARHPASGPPG; encoded by the coding sequence ATGATCCGGGTGCTGCTGGCCGATGACCACCGGTTGGTGCGGGCCGGCCTTGCCGGGCTGCTGAGCACCGCTGCCGACATCGAGGTGGTCGGCGAGGCGGCCGACGGCCGGCAGGCTGTGGACCTCAGCGTCACTGCGCGCCCGGACGTGGTCTTGATGGACCTGTCGATGCCGGTGCTCGACGGGATCGAGGCGACCCGGCTGATCCTCGACCACGCCCCGTCGACCCGGGTGATCGCGCTGACCTCGTTCGCGGACAAGGACAAGGTGAGCGACATGCTCGCCAGCGGCGCGGTGGGCTACCTGCTCAAGGACAGCGAACCGGCCGAGTTGCTGGCGGCGGTCCGCTCGGCCAGCGCCGGCGGCGCGCCGTTGGACCCGAGGGTGGCGGTCGCGCTGCTGCCCAACAGGCAGCCGACCTCCGTCCTGGAGCAGTTGAGCAGCCGAGAGCGCGAGGTGCTGGCGCTGGCGACCCAGGGCCTGGCCAACAAGCAGATCGGCCGTTCGCTGGGCATCGCCGAGCGAACCGTGAAAGTCCATCTGGGCAACGTCTTTCGCCGGATCGGGGTCAGCGACCGGACCTCGGCCGCCATGTGGGCGCGCGATCACCTGCCCGAGGCGCGCCACCCGGCGAGCGGTCCTCCGGGTTAG
- a CDS encoding ATP-binding protein codes for MTAQNDGSAVTVPATATAPLSVSRLPGAAFDADPQAGSSSWRTLASSQASAPRPASVRRIVAQVAAAVTVAFAVVAVSGILVFQQIAKQEAVHRVAEVTDILAESLVQPALTDEMATDPARATAGLDSVMRDQILTTQVVRVKLWNPQGLVLYSDERRLIGQSFALDSEARAALTAPRTEAGITDLDRPENGLESASGKLLEVYRPVWTPSGKPLLFEAYFRYDLVSQRSDELWRGFSGVMLSTLVAVLVLLAPMLWLLYRRARSVQLQRERLMRRALDASTEERRRIAATLHDGVVQQLAGAALLVGSEVERASSQGESARAERLAEAAASVRDGVAGMRSLLVDIYPPNLTAGGLAAALADLVRTQSGSTARIHLDVDPAAASALDAEQQQAVFRVAQECLRNAVRHSGAGDIWIELSEQAKDVRLEVADNGRGLDPDRAEQAVAAGHLGLRLITDVAVAVGARLSVASSAAGTRFRLEVGR; via the coding sequence GTGACAGCTCAGAACGACGGCAGCGCCGTGACGGTCCCCGCGACCGCTACGGCGCCGCTGTCTGTCAGTCGGCTGCCGGGTGCCGCCTTCGACGCAGACCCCCAGGCCGGCTCGAGCTCGTGGCGGACCCTAGCGTCCTCGCAGGCCAGCGCGCCGCGGCCGGCTTCGGTCCGGCGAATCGTGGCGCAGGTGGCCGCCGCGGTGACGGTGGCGTTCGCCGTGGTGGCGGTCAGCGGCATCCTGGTGTTTCAGCAGATCGCCAAGCAAGAAGCCGTCCATCGGGTAGCCGAGGTGACCGACATCCTCGCCGAGAGCCTGGTGCAGCCGGCACTCACCGACGAGATGGCGACCGATCCGGCACGGGCCACAGCGGGTCTGGACTCGGTGATGCGCGACCAGATCCTCACCACCCAGGTGGTCCGGGTGAAGCTGTGGAACCCGCAGGGCCTGGTGCTCTACTCCGACGAGCGGCGCCTGATCGGGCAGAGCTTCGCACTGGACTCCGAAGCCCGCGCCGCGCTGACCGCGCCTCGCACCGAGGCCGGGATCACCGACCTCGACCGTCCGGAGAACGGCCTGGAGTCAGCCTCTGGCAAGTTGCTCGAGGTCTACCGCCCGGTGTGGACTCCGAGTGGGAAACCCCTGCTTTTCGAGGCCTATTTTCGATACGACCTGGTCTCACAGCGCAGCGACGAGCTCTGGCGCGGCTTCTCCGGCGTCATGCTGAGCACCCTGGTGGCGGTGCTCGTGCTGTTGGCGCCCATGCTCTGGCTGCTCTACCGGCGGGCCCGCTCGGTGCAGCTGCAACGGGAGCGGTTGATGCGGCGGGCGCTGGACGCGTCCACCGAGGAGCGGCGGCGGATCGCGGCGACCCTGCACGACGGCGTGGTGCAGCAGCTGGCGGGCGCGGCCTTGCTGGTGGGCAGTGAGGTCGAGCGGGCCAGCTCGCAGGGTGAGTCGGCCCGAGCCGAACGGCTGGCTGAGGCGGCCGCCTCGGTCCGGGACGGGGTGGCCGGCATGCGATCGCTGCTGGTCGACATCTACCCGCCCAACCTCACGGCCGGGGGGCTGGCCGCGGCGTTGGCCGACCTGGTCAGAACGCAGTCGGGCTCCACCGCCCGGATACATCTGGACGTCGATCCGGCAGCGGCGTCGGCGTTGGACGCCGAGCAGCAGCAAGCGGTGTTCCGGGTCGCCCAGGAGTGCCTGCGCAACGCCGTGCGCCATTCCGGCGCCGGCGACATCTGGATCGAGCTCAGCGAGCAGGCCAAGGATGTCCGGCTGGAAGTGGCCGACAACGGCCGCGGCCTGGACCCCGACCGCGCCGAGCAGGCTGTAGCCGCCGGGCACCTGGGACTGCGGCTGATCACCGACGTCGCGGTCGCCGTCGGCGCCCGGCTGTCGGTGGCCAGCAGCGCGGCCGGCACCCGGTTCCGGCTGGAGGTGGGGAGATGA